One genomic region from Leptolyngbyaceae cyanobacterium JSC-12 encodes:
- a CDS encoding hypothetical protein (IMG reference gene:2510095114~PFAM: Domain of unknown function DUF39) — MRTIADINDKIRRKSVVVWTVEQAKARIAEIGVTQAAKEVDVITTGTFEPMESSGAIINLGHTDPPIKIRQCWIDGVPAYSGFGAVDLYLGAAHAGESTEGEEMRERGGGHVIAELVAGKTVHLRALGQVTDCYPRASFETTITKDTINQFYLFNPRNLYQNFIVGVNGGDRSLHTYLGPLQPRLGNAVYSNPGAIAPLLNDPDLQLVGVGTRIFLGGGIGYVAWEGTQHFPLQKRLPNRTPIGPAATLALIGDAKQMDARWVRGCYFKSYGPSLMLGVGIPLPVLTEAAIAHCAVQDQDLVAPIVDFSIPRRVRPTFGLVSYAQLKSGRIVIDGKPVRVAPLASIYLSRQVALELKQWIETGKFYLTEPVAAISSDRAFLPQNVWGSQLTMD; from the coding sequence ATGCGAACGATCGCCGACATCAATGACAAAATCAGACGCAAATCCGTTGTGGTTTGGACTGTAGAACAAGCCAAAGCACGAATTGCGGAAATTGGAGTGACACAGGCTGCCAAAGAAGTGGACGTAATTACTACAGGCACCTTTGAGCCGATGGAATCATCTGGTGCAATTATTAACCTGGGACATACCGATCCACCAATTAAGATTCGTCAATGCTGGATCGATGGAGTCCCTGCTTATTCAGGCTTTGGTGCAGTTGATCTGTATCTGGGTGCTGCTCATGCTGGTGAGTCAACCGAAGGCGAAGAAATGCGAGAACGAGGTGGCGGACATGTGATTGCTGAACTGGTTGCGGGTAAAACCGTTCACCTTCGAGCTTTAGGGCAAGTTACAGATTGTTATCCTCGTGCTTCCTTTGAAACAACCATCACCAAAGACACTATCAATCAGTTTTATTTGTTCAATCCACGTAATCTATACCAAAATTTTATTGTTGGGGTAAATGGCGGCGATCGCTCTCTTCATACCTACTTGGGACCCCTCCAACCACGCCTTGGAAATGCGGTCTATTCCAACCCAGGCGCGATCGCCCCTCTGCTGAATGACCCTGACTTGCAACTGGTTGGTGTTGGCACCCGGATTTTTTTAGGAGGCGGAATTGGCTATGTTGCCTGGGAAGGAACTCAACACTTTCCTTTACAAAAACGCCTACCCAACCGTACACCTATTGGACCTGCGGCAACGCTTGCACTCATCGGGGATGCTAAACAAATGGATGCTCGGTGGGTACGCGGTTGCTATTTCAAAAGCTACGGTCCCTCCTTGATGTTAGGAGTTGGCATTCCATTACCTGTGCTTACTGAAGCAGCGATCGCCCATTGTGCTGTTCAAGATCAGGACCTCGTTGCCCCCATCGTTGATTTTTCGATTCCCAGACGAGTACGCCCTACATTTGGACTGGTAAGCTATGCTCAATTAAAATCTGGACGCATCGTCATCGACGGTAAGCCTGTAAGAGTTGCCCCTCTTGCCAGCATTTATTTGTCCCGCCAAGTCGCGCTCGAATTGAAGCAATGGATCGAAACTGGAAAGTTTTATCTAACTGAGCCAGTCGCCGCGATTTCTAGCGATCGTGCCTTTCTACCGCAGAATGTATGGGGTTCTCAGCTCACGATGGATTAA
- a CDS encoding putative membrane-associated Zn-dependent protease (IMG reference gene:2510095112~PFAM: Peptidase family M50), which yields MFTAITEDLTILTVAFGVLILAWGFFRARPYGKLGILAWLQSVTLMLPWLLVFGLASSGVMLNLAVILLLLVVSTAVYIVLGNRVRSLRQEATIARRASAIAQSQQPESPTTNVEGSENSVSATPPSSATVVEEPDIVPIPAEDLSAIQGIFGIDTFFATETIPYQEGAIFRGNLRAEADEAYAKLAENLKERVGDRYRLFLIENQDGKPVVIVLPSSRDPQPMTIPQKILAVVLVLVTISTCLESAGLMLGFDFYAEPARVTETLPLAAGIITILTVHEIAHWVLAQRYHVRLSLPFFIPTLQLGSFGALTRIQSILPNRNVLFDIAFAGPAAGGIVSFGMLMTGLLLSHKGSLFQLPSQFFQGSILVGTLARVVLSESLQDPIVDVNPLVVLGWLGLVITALNLLPAGQLDGGRIVQSIYGRKVAARTTIGTLILLGFASLVNQLALYWAILILFLQRDLERPCSNELTEPDDARAALGLLVLFLMIVTLLPLTPSLAGRLGIGM from the coding sequence ATGTTCACAGCAATTACTGAGGATTTGACCATATTGACCGTTGCCTTTGGTGTACTAATTCTGGCATGGGGCTTTTTCCGTGCTAGACCCTATGGCAAATTGGGAATTCTTGCCTGGCTGCAATCTGTGACACTGATGCTTCCCTGGCTCCTGGTGTTTGGTCTGGCATCTTCTGGTGTGATGCTGAACTTGGCGGTGATCTTGTTGCTGTTGGTTGTTTCTACGGCGGTTTACATCGTTTTGGGTAATCGGGTACGCTCTCTCCGGCAAGAAGCAACCATTGCCCGTCGTGCTAGTGCGATCGCCCAATCCCAACAGCCAGAATCTCCAACTACCAATGTTGAGGGTTCCGAGAATTCTGTATCCGCTACACCGCCATCCTCTGCCACTGTTGTAGAAGAACCTGATATTGTTCCCATTCCGGCTGAAGACCTGAGTGCGATTCAGGGTATCTTCGGCATTGATACTTTTTTTGCAACAGAAACAATTCCTTATCAAGAGGGGGCAATCTTTCGTGGCAACCTTCGGGCAGAAGCCGATGAAGCCTATGCCAAACTGGCTGAAAACTTGAAGGAACGAGTAGGCGATCGCTATCGCTTATTTTTGATCGAAAACCAGGATGGTAAACCAGTGGTCATCGTTCTGCCGAGCAGCCGTGACCCACAACCTATGACGATTCCCCAAAAGATCCTGGCTGTGGTGTTAGTTCTGGTTACCATTTCCACTTGCCTAGAAAGTGCTGGACTGATGTTGGGGTTTGACTTTTATGCAGAGCCTGCAAGGGTAACTGAAACGTTGCCATTAGCTGCCGGAATTATCACCATCCTCACCGTTCATGAAATTGCCCACTGGGTTTTAGCACAGCGCTATCACGTTCGTCTGAGTCTTCCGTTCTTCATTCCCACGTTGCAACTGGGATCTTTTGGTGCTCTAACCCGAATCCAATCCATATTACCTAATCGCAATGTTCTATTCGATATCGCCTTTGCTGGTCCCGCGGCTGGAGGTATCGTTTCGTTTGGGATGCTGATGACCGGATTGCTGTTGTCTCACAAAGGCAGTCTGTTTCAGTTACCATCCCAATTTTTCCAAGGCTCGATTTTAGTAGGAACCCTGGCACGAGTTGTTCTGAGTGAATCTCTGCAAGACCCAATTGTAGATGTTAACCCGCTAGTGGTACTGGGATGGTTAGGGCTGGTCATCACTGCTTTAAACTTGCTCCCAGCCGGGCAGCTAGATGGTGGAAGAATTGTGCAATCTATCTATGGTCGTAAGGTTGCAGCACGTACCACTATTGGCACCTTGATTCTTTTAGGATTCGCTTCATTAGTGAATCAATTGGCTCTGTATTGGGCAATTTTAATTCTGTTTCTTCAACGAGATTTAGAACGTCCCTGTTCAAATGAACTAACAGAACCCGATGATGCTCGTGCTGCTCTCGGGTTGTTAGTCCTCTTTTTAATGATCGTGACTCTACTACCGCTCACCCCCAGCCTGGCAGGGCGGTTGGGAATTGGAATGTAA
- a CDS encoding ribosomal protein S2 (IMG reference gene:2510095110~PFAM: Ribosomal protein S2~TIGRFAM: ribosomal protein S2, bacterial type), with amino-acid sequence MPVVSLAQLLESGVHFGHQTRRWNPKMDPYIYTARNGVHIIDLVQTAKLMDDAYNYVRNASEQGKKFLFIGTKRQAAGIVAQEASRCGAYYVNQRWLGGMLTNWATIKTRVDRLKELERREETGALDLLPKKEASVLRRELEKLQKYLGGIKAMRKVPDIVVIVDQRREYNAVQECQKLNIPIVSLLDTNCDPDVVDIPIPANDDAIRSIKLIVSKLADAIYEGRHGQLEVEDDYEDYEGAEEEYDYDDSDSFADDDDETEE; translated from the coding sequence ATGCCAGTTGTCTCATTGGCTCAGTTGCTTGAGTCAGGGGTTCACTTTGGACACCAGACTCGCCGCTGGAACCCCAAAATGGATCCCTACATCTACACTGCTCGGAACGGCGTCCATATTATCGATCTGGTACAAACTGCCAAGTTGATGGACGATGCTTATAACTACGTCCGTAATGCTTCTGAACAAGGTAAAAAGTTTTTATTTATTGGCACTAAACGGCAGGCGGCTGGAATTGTAGCTCAAGAAGCCAGTCGTTGTGGAGCTTACTATGTAAACCAACGTTGGCTAGGTGGAATGCTTACCAACTGGGCAACTATTAAAACCCGGGTCGATCGCCTTAAAGAACTTGAACGTCGAGAAGAAACAGGGGCACTGGATCTGTTGCCCAAAAAAGAAGCATCCGTGCTGCGACGCGAACTAGAAAAGTTGCAAAAGTATCTAGGTGGCATCAAAGCCATGCGGAAAGTTCCCGACATCGTCGTAATTGTGGACCAACGTCGCGAATATAACGCTGTGCAGGAATGCCAGAAATTGAATATTCCCATCGTGTCATTGCTAGATACCAACTGCGACCCCGACGTGGTAGATATTCCGATTCCTGCGAATGATGATGCCATCCGTTCAATTAAGCTAATAGTAAGCAAGCTGGCAGATGCGATCTACGAAGGTCGGCACGGACAGCTTGAAGTAGAAGACGACTACGAAGATTACGAAGGCGCTGAAGAGGAATACGACTACGACGATAGCGATTCCTTTGCCGACGATGATGACGAAACCGAAGAGTAG
- a CDS encoding lysophospholipase (IMG reference gene:2510095107~PFAM: Protein of unknown function (DUF1350)) produces MDWQELYGNWVLVPDRPTAVIHFLGGAFVATAPQVTYRRLLERLALEGYAIVATPFVNTFDHSAIAQVVYRNFNRALETLFETQLRRRYLPIYGIGHSMGCKLHLLIGSQFEVERAGNILISFNNYAARDAVPLVEQVSSVFSQVSSLFSSVTPAFEVEFTPSPLETTQMISRNYQVQRNLLIKFTNDTIDQTSGLADVLRNRFPGMVVTQTLSGTHLTPLGPDMKWQVGDSFAPWDAIAQWMRQEVYRDLHQLERNILRWLNPLTNH; encoded by the coding sequence ATGGATTGGCAAGAACTTTACGGAAATTGGGTTTTAGTTCCTGATCGCCCTACGGCGGTGATTCATTTTCTGGGAGGAGCTTTTGTGGCAACTGCCCCTCAAGTTACGTATCGCCGTTTATTGGAGCGCCTAGCACTTGAGGGTTATGCAATTGTGGCAACACCTTTTGTGAACACATTTGACCACAGCGCGATCGCTCAGGTTGTGTACCGCAACTTCAACCGTGCCCTGGAAACCTTGTTTGAAACTCAGCTCCGCCGCCGCTATTTGCCGATTTATGGTATCGGGCACAGTATGGGTTGCAAGCTGCATCTTTTAATTGGCAGTCAATTTGAGGTGGAGCGAGCAGGCAATATTCTGATTTCCTTTAATAACTACGCTGCACGGGATGCAGTACCGCTTGTGGAACAAGTTTCTTCAGTGTTTTCGCAGGTTTCATCCTTATTTTCGAGCGTGACGCCAGCTTTTGAGGTGGAATTTACCCCTTCTCCACTTGAAACGACTCAAATGATTTCCAGAAACTATCAGGTGCAGCGGAATTTGCTAATCAAGTTCACTAATGACACGATTGACCAAACCAGTGGATTAGCAGATGTGTTGCGCAATCGATTCCCAGGCATGGTTGTTACGCAAACTCTGTCAGGAACCCATCTCACACCGTTAGGACCAGATATGAAGTGGCAGGTTGGAGATTCGTTTGCTCCGTGGGATGCGATCGCTCAATGGATGCGCCAAGAAGTATACCGAGATCTTCACCAACTAGAGCGCAATATCTTGCGTTGGCTGAATCCGTTAACCAACCATTAA
- a CDS encoding translation elongation factor Ts (EF-Ts) (IMG reference gene:2510095111~PFAM: Elongation factor TS; UBA/TS-N domain~TIGRFAM: translation elongation factor Ts) has translation MAEISAKAVKELREKTGAGMMDCKKALQETDGNLEKAAEWLRKKGIASAEKKAGKIAAEGLVDSYIHIGGRIGVLVEVNCQTDFVARNEDFKTLVKDIAKQIAAYSNVEYVKVSDIPAEIVEKEKSIEMGKEDLAGKPDNIKEKIVQGRIDKRLKEMCLLDQPYIKDSTITVEELVKQHVAKLGENIQVRRFVRFTLGEGIEKEETDFAAEVAAQMGVATPPVEPPKEEPAKAETAKEEPTKAETVKEEPAKAEPKAEKKEGKKKGKK, from the coding sequence ATGGCGGAAATATCAGCAAAGGCAGTGAAGGAACTGCGCGAAAAGACTGGCGCAGGCATGATGGATTGCAAAAAAGCCCTCCAGGAAACGGATGGCAACCTTGAGAAAGCAGCGGAATGGTTGCGAAAAAAGGGGATTGCATCGGCTGAGAAGAAGGCTGGTAAGATTGCGGCTGAAGGATTAGTTGATAGCTATATTCACATCGGTGGACGTATCGGAGTACTGGTAGAAGTCAACTGTCAGACGGATTTTGTTGCTCGAAATGAAGACTTCAAAACATTAGTCAAAGATATTGCCAAGCAGATCGCCGCTTATTCCAACGTTGAATACGTGAAAGTGAGCGACATTCCAGCCGAGATTGTTGAGAAAGAAAAATCCATTGAGATGGGTAAAGAAGACTTGGCTGGCAAACCTGACAACATCAAAGAAAAAATTGTGCAGGGACGGATTGATAAACGCCTGAAGGAAATGTGCTTGCTAGACCAGCCTTACATTAAGGACTCTACGATTACGGTTGAAGAACTGGTTAAACAGCATGTTGCTAAACTTGGCGAAAACATTCAGGTGCGTCGGTTTGTGCGCTTCACATTAGGCGAAGGTATTGAGAAAGAAGAAACAGACTTTGCAGCAGAAGTTGCGGCACAAATGGGTGTAGCAACTCCCCCAGTAGAACCACCGAAGGAAGAACCCGCCAAAGCGGAAACTGCTAAGGAAGAACCCACCAAAGCGGAAACTGTTAAGGAAGAACCTGCTAAGGCAGAACCCAAAGCAGAAAAGAAAGAGGGCAAGAAAAAAGGCAAGAAGTAA
- a CDS encoding hypothetical protein (IMG reference gene:2510095113) has translation MVKDFSQFDKCILMTDTGSLDNQSKYAIAMPCWVDDVDLGSRFCRSFRPSISPDSRTSISTPNLTTTTTTATTTTGSSHPAHPFVSSGSTPTTTMPSTTTLVGTRPTPRTPTSPRSSTGATVPGVVDFSNLVFDGTEGSTGTFQVRLNLAQAPTSSVTLTLAPGNFLVVDADNNLANGTQNTITFTPTDWSQPRTVWFIAEKDGVSTDRLTGNTIAYAVNNSGTITTGTFDIGPIKNTYAPDTTRFNIELDFRNDTTGFWTKERRAIAQKAADDWVYRVDLGYQIISEWTGIQLNHSISKIGNDGNYTAQTFSTKQYVDDLLVFVNTINTNGTAGGYGGPEYEIGGWLTSPDLMPRVGQIAIDPAVGDRYLYNAVSHEIGHTLGLVGLNWAGFLQQDLTTPQTAVFKGAYSTAVNGGKFIPLQSQDGPNPVTGTYDYWHPAFSVQSMMSYGWMYTLSAPTVLDYAMLADSGYAIAGINAPSPTTSPTTTQSTLSQPTAITTATTTTSTTPTTTQSTLSQPTAITTATTTTSTTPTTTQSTLSQPTAITTATTTTSTTPTTSPTTTQPTQPSSTVATATATTTVA, from the coding sequence ATGGTGAAAGATTTCTCTCAATTCGACAAATGCATATTAATGACAGATACGGGTAGCTTGGATAACCAATCCAAATATGCGATCGCTATGCCTTGTTGGGTAGATGATGTTGATCTGGGCAGTCGCTTTTGTCGTTCTTTTAGACCAAGTATTAGTCCTGATAGTCGTACATCTATCTCAACACCGAACTTAACAACTACAACTACAACTGCAACAACGACGACAGGGAGTAGCCACCCTGCTCACCCATTTGTTAGTTCTGGTAGTACACCAACAACTACCATGCCAAGTACCACCACACTAGTTGGTACTCGCCCCACTCCTCGTACGCCTACCTCGCCTAGGAGTTCTACAGGTGCTACAGTGCCAGGAGTTGTGGATTTCAGTAATCTGGTTTTTGACGGCACCGAAGGGTCCACGGGAACCTTTCAGGTAAGACTTAACTTAGCTCAGGCACCCACATCTTCGGTGACTTTGACCCTGGCTCCAGGCAACTTCTTGGTAGTTGATGCCGACAATAATCTGGCAAATGGAACCCAGAACACGATTACATTCACTCCGACAGATTGGAGTCAGCCCCGCACGGTGTGGTTTATTGCAGAAAAAGATGGGGTAAGCACGGATCGGTTAACTGGCAATACGATTGCCTATGCGGTCAACAACAGTGGCACAATCACGACCGGCACCTTTGATATTGGTCCAATTAAAAATACCTATGCCCCGGATACTACTCGTTTCAATATTGAATTAGATTTTCGTAATGACACCACGGGCTTTTGGACCAAAGAGCGGCGAGCGATCGCTCAAAAAGCAGCGGATGATTGGGTTTATCGAGTTGATTTAGGCTACCAGATTATCAGTGAATGGACAGGCATTCAGCTTAACCATTCCATCAGCAAAATCGGTAATGACGGGAATTACACGGCGCAAACCTTTTCGACCAAGCAGTACGTTGATGATCTCTTGGTGTTTGTCAACACCATCAACACCAATGGAACGGCGGGAGGCTATGGTGGTCCTGAATATGAAATTGGTGGTTGGCTAACGTCTCCTGACTTAATGCCACGAGTTGGGCAAATTGCCATTGATCCGGCAGTTGGCGATCGCTACCTATACAATGCAGTTTCTCATGAAATTGGGCATACTCTGGGACTGGTCGGATTAAACTGGGCAGGCTTCTTGCAGCAAGATTTAACGACGCCTCAAACCGCTGTCTTCAAAGGTGCTTATTCAACTGCTGTCAACGGCGGCAAGTTTATTCCGTTGCAATCACAAGATGGTCCCAATCCTGTGACAGGCACATACGATTATTGGCACCCTGCTTTTTCAGTCCAATCTATGATGTCTTACGGCTGGATGTACACCCTATCTGCTCCAACTGTATTAGATTACGCCATGCTAGCAGACAGTGGCTATGCGATCGCGGGTATCAATGCCCCATCACCCACCACGTCACCCACCACGACTCAATCCACTCTATCCCAGCCCACAGCGATAACGACCGCGACAACCACCACTTCAACAACGCCCACCACGACTCAATCCACTCTATCCCAGCCCACAGCGATAACGACCGCGACAACCACCACTTCAACAACGCCCACCACGACTCAATCCACTCTATCCCAGCCCACAGCGATAACGACCGCGACAACCACCACTTCGACAACACCCACCACGTCACCCACCACGACTCAACCCACACAACCATCAAGTACAGTCGCGACTGCGACTGCGACTACGACCGTTGCATAA
- a CDS encoding hypothetical protein (IMG reference gene:2510095115), which translates to MSSSPDLSPQSSSPSSTEANQAEEVIKPDSQEETRTSAAGLDHPSDSTVSKVDTPVLRKPPMRPVRPQPPVSPPTSKPNSTASTTQSVSTPDGVAKPISPKLEIVSVSTASTASVSDQASSQEDQAAQAALRQQPIPPPSEPKQYRAIGLVRGLYTPSEEEFTRGDFKAADGSDLKAVLLGRVMSLVKNHIDLQKEHLWVVYPRTREGDKELHLQIVGVWEPETLKKGELGEEDGSGDGSLAGSFIDPRVKDDYFSIRGEIVFISPEEKHIVVKIQQTPRKSSQKAKAFKLSLQGELENPKTVGYFWDLHIQRQDNSLVVIDGTCVGLAPPKKRSKDFLGKARPKKPSFGRGKPAIGKTARPGGSRPSREPASKPIKRSEQPPKSDD; encoded by the coding sequence ATGAGTTCCTCGCCCGATTTGTCCCCCCAATCCTCAAGTCCCTCCTCTACTGAAGCCAATCAAGCGGAGGAAGTGATAAAGCCTGATTCTCAAGAGGAGACCAGGACTTCTGCGGCTGGTTTAGACCATCCGTCTGACTCTACTGTGTCTAAGGTGGATACTCCAGTTCTTCGGAAGCCACCGATGCGGCCTGTCCGTCCTCAGCCTCCAGTTTCTCCGCCTACCAGTAAACCCAACTCAACTGCTTCAACAACGCAGTCTGTAAGCACACCCGATGGGGTGGCAAAGCCGATCTCGCCTAAGTTGGAAATTGTCTCTGTCTCAACCGCCTCAACTGCTTCGGTGTCAGATCAAGCCTCTAGCCAAGAAGATCAGGCCGCTCAAGCTGCTTTGAGGCAACAACCTATTCCACCGCCTAGTGAGCCAAAGCAATACCGAGCGATTGGCTTAGTCCGTGGATTGTATACTCCATCTGAAGAGGAATTTACCCGGGGAGACTTCAAAGCGGCAGATGGTTCAGATCTCAAAGCAGTACTTCTGGGTCGTGTGATGAGTCTGGTGAAAAATCATATCGACTTGCAGAAAGAGCATCTGTGGGTTGTTTATCCCCGCACGCGTGAGGGAGACAAAGAGCTTCATCTACAAATTGTTGGTGTTTGGGAGCCGGAAACCCTGAAGAAGGGTGAACTGGGTGAGGAAGATGGCTCTGGGGATGGATCACTGGCAGGAAGTTTCATCGACCCTCGCGTCAAAGATGATTACTTTTCAATTCGGGGAGAAATCGTTTTCATATCTCCTGAAGAGAAACACATTGTTGTCAAAATTCAGCAAACCCCTCGTAAGAGTTCTCAGAAGGCAAAAGCGTTTAAGTTGAGTTTGCAGGGTGAGTTGGAAAACCCCAAAACAGTAGGATATTTCTGGGATCTTCACATTCAGCGTCAAGACAACTCGCTGGTGGTTATAGATGGAACCTGCGTGGGTTTGGCTCCGCCAAAGAAGCGCAGCAAAGATTTCTTAGGGAAAGCACGTCCCAAAAAGCCTTCTTTTGGACGAGGAAAGCCTGCGATTGGCAAAACTGCAAGACCCGGTGGTTCCCGCCCGTCTCGCGAGCCTGCGTCTAAGCCTATCAAGCGTTCTGAACAGCCTCCCAAAAGTGATGATTAA
- a CDS encoding hypothetical protein (IMG reference gene:2510095109): MEFESGSESTGLMDIEAVQRALNRSRASVYRYANTDPNQLNPPYDAKRLNPELRTNKDDILMFHPNEVARFARDVLKIKQVTIEVQEVPKTQTQEVLEAILAELQSIHQLLKEQCR; this comes from the coding sequence ATGGAGTTCGAATCGGGGAGTGAATCAACCGGATTAATGGACATTGAGGCTGTGCAACGTGCACTCAACCGCTCCAGAGCCTCTGTTTATCGTTACGCTAACACTGACCCCAACCAGCTTAATCCCCCGTACGATGCCAAGCGCTTGAATCCAGAACTTAGAACAAACAAGGATGACATTCTTATGTTTCATCCCAACGAAGTGGCACGGTTTGCTAGAGATGTCCTGAAAATTAAGCAAGTGACAATCGAAGTACAAGAAGTTCCTAAAACGCAGACTCAAGAAGTTTTGGAAGCCATCCTGGCAGAATTGCAAAGCATTCATCAGCTTCTGAAGGAGCAATGTCGCTGA
- a CDS encoding hypothetical protein (IMG reference gene:2510095108): MMRYFNVAILGLSLFTLTCILCGVTGVLLQLSPLLGFAFLIFGALGVVLTVDILQATLFG, from the coding sequence ATGATGCGATACTTTAACGTTGCCATTCTCGGTCTTTCCCTTTTCACCTTGACCTGTATTCTCTGCGGGGTAACAGGAGTTTTATTGCAACTTAGCCCTCTACTAGGATTTGCGTTTTTAATTTTTGGAGCACTAGGAGTTGTGCTAACCGTAGATATCCTGCAAGCAACTCTTTTTGGGTAA
- a CDS encoding putative transcriptional regulator (IMG reference gene:2510095116~PFAM: MarR family), with translation MLVENVINSNPSQRQQQEAEQKQFVEEVGLLFETIGFPRMAGRVFGWLLISNPPYQSPSELADILQASKGSISTMTRLLEQIGLIERVSLPGQRRDYFRIKLNAWSEMSKRRLAQITAFRKLAERGLDLMKEATPELSERLREMHDIHAFFEAELPRMIERWQEHRTVQNPDSSQLGKISYSVPSLSSSSSP, from the coding sequence GTGTTGGTAGAAAACGTGATTAATAGCAATCCCAGTCAACGTCAACAGCAAGAAGCCGAACAAAAACAGTTTGTGGAGGAAGTTGGGCTTTTGTTCGAAACCATTGGGTTTCCTCGAATGGCGGGTCGCGTTTTTGGCTGGTTATTGATTTCCAACCCTCCCTATCAATCGCCCAGTGAACTTGCTGACATTTTGCAAGCAAGCAAAGGCTCAATCAGCACCATGACTCGTTTGCTCGAGCAAATTGGCTTAATTGAACGAGTTAGCCTACCTGGGCAGCGCCGTGACTACTTCCGCATCAAGCTTAATGCCTGGTCAGAAATGTCCAAGCGCCGACTTGCTCAAATCACAGCATTTCGGAAACTGGCTGAACGTGGACTAGACCTAATGAAAGAAGCAACACCTGAACTAAGTGAACGCTTACGAGAAATGCATGATATCCATGCCTTCTTTGAGGCTGAACTGCCTCGTATGATTGAGCGCTGGCAAGAGCATCGCACCGTGCAAAACCCTGATTCCAGTCAGCTAGGAAAGATCAGTTACTCTGTTCCCTCCCTATCCTCTTCCTCTTCTCCTTGA